The Shewanella sp. MTB7 genome includes a window with the following:
- a CDS encoding ABC transporter ATP-binding protein, which translates to MVKVIANNIEMRFGERTLFSVERLQLAQGQTIHLQGDNGSGKSTLMKLLAGLIAPTKGTISTQGFAPLPWWRSNPLLGKAVYLHQHPYLFDGNVEYNLNYPHPFCEMSKQQLEQRTQDAIEKADLAHLSKQAASSLSGGERQRLAIARAWIMQPKLLMLDEPTSNMDTYSQDLVLSMVQDLQQIGTGILVSSHQSCVLTSLCDQNWQITNQGIRASTPSEEDLSSDQTTLQEPRYVIAN; encoded by the coding sequence ATGGTTAAAGTGATTGCCAACAATATCGAAATGCGATTTGGTGAGCGCACGCTTTTTTCTGTCGAAAGATTGCAACTTGCACAAGGCCAAACCATACACCTGCAAGGCGATAACGGCAGTGGTAAGAGTACCTTAATGAAGTTGCTAGCCGGATTAATCGCCCCTACCAAGGGAACTATCTCAACCCAAGGCTTCGCGCCATTACCTTGGTGGCGTTCAAACCCACTATTGGGTAAGGCGGTTTACCTGCATCAACACCCTTACCTCTTTGACGGCAATGTCGAATATAACCTCAACTACCCACACCCCTTTTGTGAAATGAGCAAACAACAGCTCGAACAAAGAACCCAAGATGCGATAGAAAAGGCTGACTTAGCACATCTAAGCAAGCAAGCTGCATCGAGTCTATCGGGTGGAGAGAGGCAACGCTTAGCTATTGCCCGAGCTTGGATCATGCAGCCTAAACTACTGATGTTAGATGAACCCACATCCAACATGGACACCTATTCTCAAGATCTAGTGCTAAGTATGGTGCAAGATCTTCAACAAATAGGCACAGGAATCTTGGTCAGTAGTCATCAATCTTGTGTACTAACGAGCTTATGTGATCAAAACTGGCAAATAACCAATCAAGGTATTCGTGCATCGACCCCTTCAGAAGAGGATTTGAGCAGCGACCAAACAACGTTACAGGAACCAAGGTATGTCATTGCGAATTGA
- a CDS encoding 7-cyano-7-deazaguanine/7-aminomethyl-7-deazaguanine transporter, translating into MLTLTATQIRRALLLLVGFHISIICASNYLVQLPFQIFGLHTTWGAFSFPFVYLATDLTVRIFGQSSARRIILKAMMPALLISYLMGVLFHQGSFQGLASLSEFNTFVFRIAFASFAAYLIGQLMDITVFAKIRNTRSWWVAPAASTLIGNLVDTLVFFAIAFYASTDSFMAEHWPEIASVDYGVKLLVSLGLFLPAYGVLLKVLERKIISPSQTSSNDRNLV; encoded by the coding sequence ATGTTAACGTTAACGGCAACACAGATCCGTCGCGCACTATTGCTGCTCGTCGGTTTTCATATTTCAATTATCTGCGCCAGTAACTATCTGGTTCAACTTCCATTCCAGATCTTTGGTCTTCATACCACTTGGGGAGCCTTTAGCTTTCCGTTTGTCTACCTAGCAACCGATCTTACCGTACGGATATTTGGACAAAGCTCAGCGCGGCGCATTATCCTCAAAGCAATGATGCCAGCTCTGCTTATCTCCTATCTGATGGGTGTATTATTTCATCAAGGTAGTTTTCAAGGGCTAGCCTCTTTATCTGAATTCAATACCTTTGTATTTCGTATTGCCTTTGCTAGTTTTGCCGCTTATCTTATCGGCCAGCTAATGGACATCACGGTATTTGCCAAGATACGCAATACCCGCTCTTGGTGGGTAGCCCCTGCAGCATCGACATTAATAGGCAATTTAGTGGATACTCTGGTTTTCTTCGCCATCGCCTTTTATGCATCAACAGACAGCTTTATGGCCGAGCACTGGCCTGAGATTGCCAGTGTAGATTATGGGGTTAAACTGCTCGTTAGCTTAGGCTTATTCCTTCCTGCCTACGGCGTACTGTTAAAAGTGCTCGAACGAAAAATTATTTCACCTTCTCAAACATCAAGTAACGACCGTAACCTAGTTTAA
- a CDS encoding ABC transporter permease, with the protein MNEGWLALIQQAFGLLFSLDPDVWAIVSVSFSVSFAALAITLLPSMILGFMLAFGRFPGRWFITNMIQTLQSIPTVVIGLLVYLMLTRMGPLGDLRWLFTQKGMILGQMLICAPVLVSMSQAAFTSVDRRAWETSRTLGASWLRAIWTLCRELKVPLLLAVVAGFSRILTEVGCSMMVGGNIADVTRNIPTAIALETSKGDFAQAIALGLVLLILSLILNFTLGTLRGKAEPRSH; encoded by the coding sequence ATGAATGAAGGCTGGTTAGCCCTTATACAGCAGGCCTTTGGTCTGCTGTTTTCGTTGGACCCAGATGTGTGGGCCATTGTTTCCGTCTCTTTCTCTGTGTCTTTCGCAGCACTTGCTATCACCTTGCTGCCCTCGATGATATTGGGTTTTATGCTGGCTTTCGGCCGATTTCCCGGCCGCTGGTTTATCACCAACATGATTCAAACTTTGCAATCTATCCCCACTGTGGTTATCGGACTTCTTGTTTATCTTATGTTGACTCGTATGGGTCCCCTAGGTGATCTAAGATGGCTATTCACTCAAAAGGGCATGATACTAGGCCAGATGTTAATCTGCGCTCCCGTACTTGTCTCTATGAGTCAGGCTGCTTTTACCAGTGTGGATAGACGTGCATGGGAAACATCTCGAACCTTAGGAGCCTCTTGGCTTAGGGCTATTTGGACTCTATGTCGAGAGCTGAAAGTTCCTCTGCTACTCGCCGTTGTCGCAGGCTTTAGTCGGATATTAACTGAGGTGGGTTGCTCCATGATGGTCGGTGGTAATATTGCCGATGTTACCCGCAATATTCCAACGGCTATAGCCCTCGAAACTAGCAAAGGCGATTTTGCACAAGCTATCGCACTCGGTCTGGTTTTGCTTATTTTATCGCTTATTCTCAACTTCACCTTAGGTACCCTAAGAGGAAAAGCTGAGCCGAGGAGCCATTAA
- a CDS encoding sensor histidine kinase, with product MSFFPRIFGINWQQMQAKVRYRILILTLLPILLTLVSLVFITIYWNISYTGKQLFMKVKADLTVANNTLISVQKSQEKQLELVMESWQFQHDFRLFSGTKQKYRDQIDSLLEERKEQLNLDFLRLVSVSEASADPDLRQMLQKVGGLVPLSGLMVLSPERLIRIDPDLVNHASITLVDTPRAQKPNKSVEERGMLSRSLLPVPDADGHVSWYLDGGILLNRDIRIVDHIRDLVYDKGTLPERSIGTVTIFLDNTRISTNVPLRFFPQGSETAGRALGSLVSDEVKSKVLTQGMQWVDRAFVFDDWFISAYAPLEDVNGKRVGMIYTGFSESPFIHDYLLNIIELGTILMLVLLVSGLLVYRGAYSLLQPIERIHHVVKAVQSGRNVRIGSLGLERDNELSNLAEQFDRMLDLLQKRNTQIQAAAEQLEVKVEERTRSLQEKTVELQNNVELLNETRQQLVTNEKLTALGELTAGIAHEINNPTAVILGNMELLKYELGENAECVEEEIELVIQQVGRISTIIRSLLQYSRPGEFNAPLEMHQLTPIIEEMLVLVRHSIQEQQVVLSQELNASFPIEVNRPQLLQVLINLVVNAAHAMDEKGRIRIRTYDWVHNDEPIGVKIEVEDEGKGIPKDQLSRIFDPFYTTRADGTGLGLSLSYGIIKRIGGTIEVNSTVGKGTLFTVGLYHKAKEDQNDTPYNGLYFNET from the coding sequence ATGTCTTTTTTCCCACGTATTTTTGGTATTAATTGGCAGCAGATGCAGGCTAAAGTGCGTTATCGTATTCTTATCCTAACCTTATTGCCGATACTGTTGACGCTAGTGAGTTTGGTGTTTATCACCATTTACTGGAATATCAGTTATACCGGAAAGCAGCTCTTTATGAAGGTTAAAGCTGATCTTACTGTCGCTAATAATACCTTAATCTCTGTTCAAAAAAGTCAGGAAAAGCAGTTAGAACTCGTGATGGAGTCCTGGCAGTTTCAACATGACTTTAGATTGTTTAGTGGAACTAAACAAAAATACAGAGATCAGATAGATAGTTTGCTTGAAGAGCGGAAAGAGCAACTTAATCTGGATTTTTTGCGTTTGGTGAGCGTGTCAGAAGCTTCTGCCGATCCCGACCTTCGTCAAATGCTACAAAAAGTCGGTGGCTTGGTTCCTTTATCAGGACTGATGGTGTTGTCTCCAGAACGTTTGATCAGAATCGATCCTGATTTAGTTAACCATGCCAGTATCACTCTTGTCGATACGCCTCGAGCACAAAAACCAAACAAGAGCGTGGAGGAGAGGGGCATGCTAAGCCGCAGTCTACTGCCTGTTCCTGATGCCGATGGTCATGTGTCTTGGTATCTTGATGGTGGCATACTGCTTAACCGTGATATCCGCATTGTTGATCATATTCGAGATCTGGTTTACGACAAGGGAACATTACCTGAACGTTCAATCGGCACTGTTACTATTTTTCTCGACAATACCCGTATCAGTACCAATGTCCCTTTGCGCTTTTTTCCTCAAGGTAGTGAAACCGCGGGCAGAGCGTTAGGCAGCCTAGTATCCGATGAAGTTAAATCTAAAGTGCTTACTCAGGGGATGCAATGGGTCGACCGCGCTTTTGTGTTTGATGATTGGTTTATTTCGGCTTACGCTCCCCTTGAAGATGTTAATGGCAAACGGGTCGGTATGATCTATACCGGTTTTTCAGAGTCGCCCTTTATTCATGACTACCTACTGAATATTATAGAGTTAGGCACTATATTGATGTTGGTATTGCTGGTTTCTGGACTTCTTGTTTATCGGGGAGCTTACAGTTTACTTCAACCTATTGAACGAATTCATCATGTGGTTAAGGCGGTTCAATCGGGGAGAAATGTGCGGATCGGATCCCTTGGGCTTGAGCGTGATAATGAGTTGTCTAATCTAGCTGAACAGTTTGATCGTATGTTGGATCTGCTGCAAAAACGCAATACTCAAATTCAGGCCGCAGCAGAGCAACTTGAAGTTAAAGTTGAGGAGCGTACTCGTAGCCTGCAGGAGAAGACGGTCGAGCTACAAAATAACGTCGAACTGCTCAATGAAACCAGACAGCAGTTAGTGACGAATGAAAAACTGACGGCATTGGGAGAATTAACTGCCGGTATTGCTCACGAGATCAATAATCCAACAGCGGTTATCTTAGGCAATATGGAGTTGTTGAAATACGAACTAGGGGAAAATGCTGAGTGTGTAGAGGAGGAGATTGAGTTGGTTATTCAACAGGTCGGCCGAATTAGCACCATTATCCGCAGTTTGTTGCAATACAGTCGCCCAGGTGAATTCAACGCGCCTTTAGAGATGCATCAATTGACGCCGATTATAGAGGAGATGCTAGTACTAGTACGTCACTCTATACAAGAGCAGCAAGTGGTGCTTAGTCAAGAACTGAATGCCAGTTTTCCCATTGAGGTTAATCGTCCTCAATTACTGCAGGTGCTGATTAACTTAGTTGTTAATGCCGCCCATGCAATGGATGAGAAGGGACGGATTAGGATCCGTACCTATGACTGGGTACATAATGATGAGCCTATCGGTGTGAAAATTGAGGTGGAAGATGAAGGTAAGGGGATTCCAAAGGATCAACTCAGCCGTATTTTCGATCCCTTCTACACCACTCGAGCCGATGGTACGGGGTTAGGTTTATCGCTTAGTTATGGGATTATTAAACGAATTGGCGGCACCATAGAGGTCAACTCGACCGTAGGCAAGGGGACATTATTTACCGTAGGTCTTTATCATAAAGCTAAAGAAGATCAGAACGACACCCCCTATAACGGCTTATATTTTAACGAAACCTAG
- a CDS encoding substrate-binding domain-containing protein yields MLNLKSIFSLALAATLMTAMPVQAEEVIKLATTTSTDNSGLLNNLLPKFEAETGYKVQVIATGTGKALKLASQGDVDVIMTHAPAAEAKFVDEGFGLLPRGIMENDFVILGPKNDPAKIRSSKTVEEAFAKIAESGAPFISRGDNSGTNMKELIIWKNANIDPTFSGYKSVGQGMGKTLLMADEFQGYTLSDRGTFVAYKAKLDMAIDFDGGEALANPYQIMLINPAKYPELNHKGARALSDWLISAEAQGMINSYKVHGEQLFKATYSE; encoded by the coding sequence ATGTTAAACCTTAAATCTATCTTCAGCTTAGCCTTAGCTGCGACGTTAATGACAGCAATGCCAGTGCAAGCCGAAGAAGTTATCAAATTAGCCACTACCACGAGTACTGATAACTCAGGTCTGCTGAATAATTTACTGCCTAAATTTGAAGCTGAAACAGGCTACAAGGTACAGGTAATTGCTACGGGCACAGGTAAAGCATTGAAACTTGCTAGCCAAGGTGACGTCGATGTCATCATGACTCACGCACCTGCAGCAGAAGCTAAATTTGTCGATGAAGGCTTCGGACTTTTGCCTCGCGGCATAATGGAGAACGATTTTGTGATCTTGGGCCCTAAAAATGACCCAGCTAAGATCCGTAGTAGTAAGACAGTTGAAGAGGCTTTTGCTAAAATAGCAGAATCTGGCGCACCTTTTATCTCTCGTGGAGATAACTCAGGCACCAATATGAAAGAGTTGATCATCTGGAAAAATGCTAACATCGATCCCACTTTCTCAGGCTATAAATCTGTAGGTCAAGGTATGGGTAAAACCCTACTTATGGCGGATGAATTTCAAGGTTATACGCTATCTGATCGCGGTACCTTCGTAGCTTATAAAGCTAAACTTGATATGGCAATTGATTTTGATGGCGGAGAAGCATTAGCTAATCCATATCAAATTATGCTAATTAACCCTGCTAAATACCCTGAACTTAACCATAAGGGCGCAAGAGCGCTTAGTGATTGGTTGATCAGTGCCGAAGCTCAAGGCATGATCAATAGTTATAAAGTTCATGGGGAGCAACTATTTAAGGCAACTTATAGCGAATGA
- a CDS encoding bifunctional molybdopterin-guanine dinucleotide biosynthesis adaptor protein MobB/molybdopterin molybdotransferase MoeA, producing MSTPFTNPLSIPVLGFCAYSGTGKTTLLKKLIPELSRRGVKLAVIKHAHHNFDVDTPGKDSYEMRKAGARQMLVASHIRWALMTEDEVDGDPQLPHLLQQIEQDKVDIVLVEGFKKLELPKIELHRAAHGKPFIHTHDTNIQAIACCDETVLPGELRRLDINNVEQIADFVIEYAKSWQPNATSVPLAPQAPECGCEVDSSKTLSVRQGIDSILSFVKPVSEYEVIELDELNGRVLAQDAISPVDVPQQTNSAMDGYAFKHSVPMLPSYTVVADVLAGHQYAKTLQQGEAVRIMTGAPVPAGADTVQMKELATDNGDSISFQGDIALGQHVRLAGEDIAKGKTALAAHNRLQAPEQGMLASLGFGQLPVFRRPKVAVFSTGDEVCQPGEPLKPSCIYDSNRFTIKSMVRKLGCEVIDLGIIHDSEEVLVAALSQAAVDADVVISSGGVSVGDADFIKLALEKVGQINFWRINMRPGRPLAFGQIGNSLFFGLPGNPVAVMVSFMQFVQPALRKLAGEKAWTQTMVPAIADCKMRSRIGRTEFIRGIFHLAQDGKLHVTTTGAQGSGMLSSMVQGNCFIVIGEQDEQLNSGDVVYIQPFADLL from the coding sequence ATGTCTACTCCCTTTACCAATCCGTTGTCGATCCCAGTCCTCGGATTTTGTGCCTATAGCGGCACAGGAAAAACCACACTGTTAAAGAAACTCATTCCTGAGCTAAGTCGTCGCGGCGTCAAACTCGCTGTGATTAAACATGCTCATCATAATTTCGATGTGGATACTCCAGGTAAAGACAGTTACGAGATGCGTAAAGCAGGGGCTCGTCAGATGTTGGTCGCCTCACACATTCGTTGGGCCTTAATGACTGAAGATGAGGTTGATGGAGATCCACAACTGCCTCACCTACTTCAACAAATAGAGCAGGACAAAGTCGACATCGTCTTAGTCGAGGGCTTTAAAAAACTCGAACTGCCTAAGATAGAGTTGCATCGTGCCGCCCACGGTAAACCCTTTATCCATACCCATGACACCAATATTCAAGCCATAGCCTGTTGCGACGAAACTGTGCTTCCTGGTGAACTGCGCCGTCTTGATATCAATAATGTCGAGCAGATAGCCGATTTTGTTATCGAATACGCCAAAAGTTGGCAACCTAACGCCACAAGTGTGCCACTGGCACCACAAGCGCCCGAATGTGGCTGTGAAGTCGATAGCAGTAAAACACTCTCGGTACGCCAAGGTATTGATAGCATTCTCTCCTTCGTCAAGCCAGTGAGTGAATATGAAGTCATTGAACTCGATGAACTCAATGGTCGAGTGTTAGCCCAAGACGCGATCTCTCCTGTGGATGTGCCACAACAAACTAACTCTGCGATGGACGGTTATGCCTTCAAGCATTCAGTGCCAATGTTGCCAAGTTACACCGTCGTCGCCGATGTCTTAGCGGGCCACCAGTACGCTAAAACACTCCAGCAAGGCGAAGCGGTACGCATCATGACCGGTGCTCCGGTTCCCGCTGGGGCAGATACCGTACAGATGAAGGAACTGGCAACCGATAATGGTGACAGCATTAGTTTTCAAGGTGATATCGCCTTAGGTCAACATGTCAGGCTCGCGGGTGAAGATATTGCCAAGGGTAAGACAGCACTCGCTGCCCATAATCGCTTACAAGCACCTGAACAAGGTATGCTGGCATCCCTTGGTTTCGGCCAACTACCAGTATTTAGACGCCCTAAAGTCGCCGTATTCTCAACCGGTGATGAGGTTTGCCAACCCGGTGAGCCGCTAAAGCCAAGCTGCATCTACGACTCAAACCGTTTTACCATTAAGTCGATGGTGAGAAAGCTGGGGTGTGAGGTGATCGATCTTGGCATCATACATGACTCGGAAGAGGTCCTAGTAGCAGCACTGAGCCAAGCGGCTGTTGATGCCGATGTGGTCATAAGCTCTGGTGGTGTTTCCGTTGGTGATGCCGACTTTATCAAACTCGCGCTTGAGAAAGTGGGACAGATTAACTTTTGGCGCATCAATATGCGTCCAGGCAGACCATTAGCCTTCGGTCAAATTGGTAACAGTCTTTTCTTTGGTCTACCGGGTAACCCCGTTGCCGTTATGGTCTCCTTCATGCAGTTCGTGCAACCCGCACTCAGAAAACTGGCGGGAGAGAAAGCGTGGACTCAAACCATGGTACCTGCGATTGCTGATTGTAAAATGCGCAGCCGAATAGGGCGTACCGAGTTTATCCGAGGTATTTTCCACTTAGCCCAAGATGGCAAGCTACATGTTACAACGACAGGTGCACAAGGTTCTGGAATGTTGAGCTCAATGGTGCAAGGAAACTGTTTCATCGTAATAGGCGAACAAGATGAACAATTGAATTCAGGCGATGTCGTTTATATTCAACCTTTTGCCGATCTTTTATAG
- a CDS encoding GNAT family N-acetyltransferase, translating into MYQVEIEQTTLATPELLNHLFELNQAIPEFDNPYSLVEYQLRLSNKPMLALFIKVEGEVAGFKLGYEQTDDRFYSWLGGVLPEFRGLGLAQQLLQAQESWAKQQGYQHIEVKTLNHFSSMLKMLISNQYQITELKQDIDNPSFNKISLQKSLTSECKDQLKNK; encoded by the coding sequence ATGTATCAAGTTGAGATAGAGCAAACTACATTAGCCACCCCTGAACTGCTAAATCATCTTTTTGAGCTTAATCAGGCGATCCCTGAATTTGATAATCCATATTCGCTCGTTGAGTACCAATTACGACTCTCAAACAAACCCATGTTGGCACTCTTTATCAAGGTGGAAGGTGAAGTTGCAGGCTTTAAGTTGGGATATGAACAAACTGACGATAGATTTTATAGTTGGCTAGGTGGGGTTTTGCCCGAATTTAGAGGACTAGGTTTAGCACAGCAACTATTACAAGCTCAAGAGAGCTGGGCAAAGCAACAAGGCTATCAACATATTGAGGTTAAAACCTTGAATCATTTTTCTTCCATGCTCAAAATGCTGATCTCAAACCAATATCAGATAACTGAACTTAAGCAAGATATTGATAATCCATCATTTAATAAAATAAGTTTGCAGAAGTCTCTGACAAGCGAATGTAAAGATCAGCTTAAGAATAAATAA
- a CDS encoding sigma-54-dependent transcriptional regulator encodes MSQMNKALKPLPSAVSVLIVDDEPGMRSFLKKALSKKFALVETASSIEDAEQLRSRCHFDLLIVDIRLPGRSGIEWHEALNDQERRSDIIFMTGYADMDVAIKALRAGASDFIMKPFHLEQMMKAVDRCIERRLLKRENLMLRREVSIGQSSTIIGSSEAMKEVKHIIERVAPTNAVILIEGESGTGKELVARQLHLLSGRQGPFVPVNCGAIAPELLESELFGHCAGAFTGAKGNREGLFSFASGGTIFLDEIGEMPLKMQTALLRVLEQRTIRPVGSEKETKIDVRVLAATNRKLAEEVEAGHFRRDLYYRLNVLDILIPPLRDRPEDVVELTHHFTRQLAAELGVKEVVWSHEDMVKLQQHEWPGNIRELRNMIERCILLGKPPAEYWKQQPKAEVQAESGYPLEWCLKEVEKHHVTQVVDAHNGNKSAAARDLGVSRKTLDRKYKEWFGIEHPGDAS; translated from the coding sequence ATGAGCCAGATGAATAAAGCATTAAAACCACTTCCTTCAGCCGTTTCCGTGCTTATTGTTGACGATGAGCCTGGAATGCGTAGTTTTTTAAAAAAAGCACTCTCGAAAAAATTCGCTTTAGTTGAGACCGCTTCCAGTATTGAAGATGCCGAGCAATTGCGAAGTCGGTGCCACTTTGATCTGCTTATTGTCGATATACGTCTACCTGGACGATCGGGCATCGAATGGCATGAAGCCTTAAACGATCAGGAGCGTCGCTCAGACATTATCTTTATGACGGGTTATGCCGATATGGATGTGGCTATTAAGGCATTGCGAGCTGGTGCATCTGATTTCATCATGAAACCATTTCATCTAGAACAGATGATGAAAGCGGTAGATCGTTGTATCGAGCGTCGTTTGTTGAAACGTGAAAACCTGATGCTGCGTCGTGAAGTCTCAATCGGTCAATCCTCTACTATCATCGGCAGCAGTGAGGCCATGAAGGAGGTAAAGCATATTATCGAACGCGTCGCACCCACTAATGCCGTTATTCTTATTGAAGGTGAGTCGGGTACAGGTAAAGAACTGGTCGCCAGACAACTGCACCTATTGAGTGGCCGACAAGGTCCATTTGTTCCTGTTAACTGTGGTGCTATCGCTCCAGAATTACTCGAAAGTGAACTTTTTGGTCATTGCGCCGGTGCGTTTACCGGGGCTAAAGGTAACCGTGAGGGACTATTTAGCTTTGCATCTGGCGGTACTATATTTTTGGATGAGATCGGTGAGATGCCGCTGAAGATGCAAACGGCACTGTTACGTGTGCTAGAGCAGCGTACTATTCGTCCCGTTGGGAGTGAAAAAGAAACTAAAATTGATGTCAGAGTATTAGCCGCCACAAATAGGAAGCTTGCCGAAGAGGTTGAAGCCGGACACTTTAGGCGTGATCTATATTATCGACTCAATGTGCTAGATATCTTAATTCCCCCTTTGAGAGACAGACCAGAAGATGTGGTGGAGCTGACTCATCATTTTACCAGACAGTTAGCGGCAGAGCTTGGCGTAAAAGAAGTTGTCTGGAGCCATGAAGATATGGTGAAGCTACAGCAACATGAGTGGCCGGGTAATATTCGTGAGCTGAGAAACATGATTGAGCGTTGTATCCTATTGGGCAAACCGCCGGCAGAGTATTGGAAGCAACAACCTAAAGCCGAGGTACAAGCTGAATCTGGTTACCCGCTAGAGTGGTGTCTTAAAGAGGTGGAAAAGCACCATGTAACACAAGTTGTTGATGCCCATAACGGCAATAAGTCTGCTGCGGCACGAGACTTAGGCGTATCAAGAAAAACATTAGATAGAAAATACAAAGAGTGGTTCGGTATCGAACATCCCGGAGATGCTTCATAG
- a CDS encoding substrate-binding periplasmic protein — translation MNKLIKSFPLLCLSWFPLQLIAAPQTIHIVTESWLGYTNEDGSGFYFDILKRVFPENTWDVEIDIAPFSRVRYLLNHERADMALGFYAGDKTKAIYSDQPVEVDSVDVALTPEMAKSWSGVESLSFKKVQAMLKYRYDEFIDVPMYYEESSSLLEMLDRVNRGHIDAVLDYKPTMLAKEAHLSQPRQFVIIENVFRTEIYFVFAENAKGQRLKKHFDIELQKLIDSGELDLLFRQYVGPNANRL, via the coding sequence ATGAATAAACTGATTAAGTCTTTTCCCCTCCTTTGTTTAAGCTGGTTCCCTCTCCAGTTAATAGCGGCTCCCCAAACAATACACATAGTGACTGAATCTTGGCTGGGTTACACCAATGAGGATGGCTCCGGCTTTTATTTCGACATTTTAAAACGGGTGTTCCCCGAAAATACTTGGGACGTCGAGATAGATATCGCGCCCTTTTCAAGAGTGAGATACCTGCTTAATCATGAAAGAGCTGACATGGCGTTAGGTTTTTATGCTGGAGATAAGACCAAGGCTATTTATAGTGATCAGCCGGTTGAAGTTGATAGCGTTGATGTCGCGTTGACGCCTGAGATGGCCAAGAGTTGGAGTGGTGTCGAGAGTCTTTCATTTAAGAAAGTACAAGCCATGTTGAAATATCGCTATGATGAGTTTATTGATGTTCCTATGTATTACGAGGAGAGCAGTAGTTTACTGGAGATGCTAGACCGTGTTAATAGGGGGCATATTGACGCGGTATTAGATTATAAACCGACTATGTTGGCTAAGGAGGCTCATTTAAGTCAGCCTAGACAGTTTGTGATCATAGAAAATGTATTTAGGACAGAGATCTATTTTGTATTTGCCGAAAATGCAAAAGGACAACGGCTTAAAAAACATTTTGATATTGAGTTGCAAAAGTTGATCGACAGTGGAGAGTTAGATCTACTGTTTCGCCAATATGTCGGTCCGAATGCTAATCGACTTTAA
- the mobA gene encoding molybdenum cofactor guanylyltransferase MobA: MSLRIDAVILAGGMARRMGGNDKGLVELLDQPMIKHAIDRIKPQVKEIMINANRNQSRYADFGYSVFSDEDSGYLGPLAGMITAMGKTQADYLLVVPCDCPLLPLDLVERMLTQIESEDAELAVASDGKREQPVVLLLKPSLRNSMKEFLDKGERKIDFWYAKHHYVVTDFSDQANAFVNVNTPEQKQQLAEAIAK, translated from the coding sequence ATGTCATTGCGAATTGATGCTGTGATCTTAGCTGGCGGCATGGCCAGACGTATGGGTGGAAATGATAAAGGTTTAGTCGAGCTTTTAGACCAACCAATGATCAAACATGCGATAGATCGAATTAAACCTCAAGTTAAAGAGATCATGATCAACGCAAATCGTAACCAAAGCCGTTATGCTGATTTCGGTTACTCGGTTTTCAGTGATGAAGACTCAGGTTATTTAGGCCCTTTAGCTGGAATGATTACTGCGATGGGGAAAACTCAAGCCGATTACCTACTTGTGGTTCCATGCGATTGCCCGCTTTTACCCTTAGATCTCGTCGAGCGTATGTTGACTCAAATAGAGAGTGAAGATGCTGAACTTGCTGTCGCCAGTGACGGTAAGCGCGAACAACCCGTAGTGCTGCTGCTAAAACCCAGTTTACGGAATTCAATGAAGGAATTTTTAGACAAGGGTGAACGTAAAATCGATTTCTGGTACGCCAAACATCACTACGTGGTGACTGATTTTTCCGATCAAGCTAATGCTTTCGTCAACGTCAACACGCCAGAACAGAAACAACAACTTGCTGAGGCAATAGCCAAATAA